The nucleotide window AGCTAGCGTCGCGTGTAGTGAGTGAATGGTAAACCTGCCACGGCGAAAGACTCGGtagctcgcgctgctgctgctcgtCGTGTCGTCGACAGTGGTGAAACATGCACAATTAATTGGAAGGAGTACGTGCTGTCTCAAATTAAACTCACACTGGCAGGCATGCCTTATCAATCGATTCTACCATACACTACTCAGTAAATAGATTGCAGATAGCTACGGCATATCTTGGTTGATCCATGCAGTAGGCAATGGATGGCATCACCTAGCTAGCTACCGTCGGAGCTGGCCTCAGTTCACACGATGGCCGGGGCCTCCGACTTGTCCAGGCACGGCGCGTCGGTGACGACGACGCTGGTGTAGTCTGGcgacgaggacgacgacgacgacgggccACCGACGGCGATGGTCACCGGCCAGCAGTAGTACGTGGCGAGGTCGCTGGTGGTGACGTAGTCCCCGCTGGCCATGGCCACGTGGCTGTGGAACACCCCGCGCAGCATCATCTCCACGCCGTCGACGCTGCGCCCCTCGAAGAGCGCCCGCACGTACCGCATCGGCACGTCCTCGCCCGGCGTCATCCCCACCCTCACCATCGCCTCGTGCGCCGTCCGCTGCAGCACCGGGATGGACTCCGGCAGGTCGAACTCGGCGATCTTcgtcggcgacggcgacgacgcgCTCGTGACGTCCGTCAGCCGGACGGTGATGTTGGTGTACTCGACCGAGGCGCGCCCGCTGGGGTTGTTGGCCCTGAGGACGAAGTTGAGCATCACCTCGTTGCGCGGCGGCGGCATCGACGGGATCCAGTCGACTGCCACGCGGGCGCCGGAGAGCTTGAGCTGCAGCTTCTCGGGGCGGAGCATCACCACCACGGCCCGAACGATCACCGCCACGGCCAGCACGGTCACCACGGACGCCACAGCCCACCGCGCCACGTACAGCCATCCGAACCTCCTGGTCGCCGTCTTACTCTGGTCGGTGGCTGCCATTTGCATCGGTCTGGAACTCTGGATGTGCCCGTACAAGTGGCAACTACTGCCTAAGCTACAGTGGTTAGAGATGCACACGTAGCATGCATCAATGAGCTAGCTACCACTGCGTACGTCTTCGTGAATGAGATCCACTTCCGGTATCTATTTATAGATAATTTGCTCTTAGCGAGCGATTTAATTATACGCGCACATGTATAAGAACATCTCTGATCTCTAAAAAACTAGGagaacgcccgtgcgttgccacgggcctTCTAAATTTTTTTGGTTACACATATATACTTGTATTGttgtattatttaaaaaaatgtatTGCCATATTAAACACAATGATTTTTGTCCCCTTTCAATGACATCGCCTTGAAACCCTTGTCGCTTGATTATTTTTGAACATCGGCATGATCTATCTCCATCTCTCTCATAATATGCTTTTATATTATCATATGCAACATATATACAAAAGAAGAACAATTATTTGTATGCATCTCTTCTGATTATGTAAAACTCGATTAATTTTTAGTCCCTTTCATGGTAGTTATGTCAGTAACTTTGTCAATCAACATTTTCAAAGCATCATCTGAAGCCATCGGTTTTTATCTTTGATCTAAAGAAGTAAACATATATTAAAAATTAAAATAAGTTCATGATAAACTCCAATCAGCCCATGTCATATATTACTTCAAGTGACAATTTTTTTAGCGGGGAAAAGATTCGTAACTCACACATGATCAGACGCTACAGCAGGCGCTAGTCCTCATTACGTATGAGTCCAACACCTAGTTCCCACTTCTCTGCTTGAAACAAGTTTACACCATCATTCAAAAGGGAGGCCCAACAAAAGGTTTAGATAGCCTATTTGGCCGCTTATAAATGGAGAAACTTTACTAATGTAATTCTTCAACTTGAAGTACCTACACAGAGTAAAACTTATAATCAATCAAATATAAATATAAAAAGATGCTTTGATTTGTCACTTAATATGATTTTTAGGAAGTTTGTGATTTGTGTATCTGCAAAGAATTAGTATGATTGCTGCAATAGGAAAGTTTGGATTGTCATTTGTTATATGTGGCTACACATGATTACAGTGATTTGTTaattgttactctgcagaggtggTAACGTGCCCTATCCGACACCTTCGTTCGCTTGTGTTCACAAAATGAAATGAGACGATGTACGGACTGCCCTTTAGTAGTAGAGATCCACATCTTGTTCCCCTCAAGTACTCTCAAGATTTTAGTCTAATATCTATTCAGCATTGTTAAGAATTTTTTTAGCATGCTACCTGACCGATCGTGGTAGTACTAACTATAGATGAAAGATTTAAACCTGCAAACTTTCCTACTCGATAACATCCATTATAATGGACAAAGACACAGAGAAACAATTATTTTTAGGCCTAATGATAGGAGGACCTACTATCTAACAAAGTTTAATGAGTATACATCAAGCTTTGCACAACCAGATAGGAAGAGTATAAGTGGTATGGCGGTGCTTGGTAGACTACAACAAAATCATGTCTGGAGTGGATAGAGAAACTAAATATGAGCAACAAGACACAACCGCACTACTCAGAGATTATGTAATAGGTGCAACGCACGGCCACGGTTATATACAAATCAATTTTATAGAGGGTGATCTCAATATATAATCTGTATAGTAATAAAATGTAATCAACATCATGAAAATCATCCAATGAGAGATAAGATTATTAGGTAAGACTGACAAGCGACACACCATGTTTTAGTACTAAAATTTAGTTACAAAGTGCAAGATTGAATCCATGCATGCCATGATTTCCGATGAGATACCTTATTTGAACAGAGCCATTAGCAAGCCCCCCGCCAAGAACAAAGCTGAGAGCAAGTCTCCAAAATAATATAAAGAATCAATCAAGAGTACTAATAAGCATATTTAGCTTAGAACAAAAGGCTACTACGAAATAGAATTGGTGATTCAACATTTAGCCATATATATTTTCAAAACAAACTCGCACCATGGTAATAAGAATTAGAACTCAaccacacaacacacacacacaagtaataAATAGATCATCAAAAAGCTATATCAGGCTACGAAGCAAAGTAGTGCTATACCATGAGGTTGCAGTAAAGAATATTGCTAAGTCGATAAAAAATAGTATAAGCATGAGAGCAAAATTTCTCCACTAATTATAAGGCCATAGAATGTTCCACTATTCTCACTAAATCAAACAAATCAATGACGGAATAAACACATTAAAACGGAGAGCTGCATTATTGTTCATGGTTCTCTGCACTGAAAGCTCACATATCAGAGTTAAGATTACCCAGCAAACAACTTGGTAAGGCTGTTCATTGAAACAACAACAATAGGTATTACAATCGCTGCAAGCAAAATGTGCACCATAGTATGTCGGCGTTATCCATGTTGCTCGGTCACGCGGCAACTGCCGCGACCTCACTGCCACCGGACGACATTCACTCCATGACAGCCCAGATCCTCCAAGTCTTCTCTGTCCAGGTGCTGTCAATCTTCCCCAAATCCCACAAGAGCTTCAGGAAAGTTTACACTTTTTGCACATGTACATTTGAGAGTCACTCATCTTGCTAGATTAGGCTGGATCTATTGTCCATACCTAGGCCCTTTAAATTATTGTATTTTCCTTGGCTGCAAAATGGATTAACAAGTTTAATATTTAGTCCTCTAAAACTGCCAGACATAGGCTGACATGACCATCTATTGTGGTCGTCTAAATTATAAACTGCAGTCATGATGTTGAAATCTCATTTCATTCCATCATGTGAGCATTGCTCAGTTTTGGACAAAGGTCGGTCTTGATTTGTATAGAGTAGTTTCTTTCCTTTTACGCGCTTCATTGGCTAGATGGGAGGGGCGCTGGATCCTCTAAGTGAACCCCCAAAAACTTTGCTTCAAGGTTGTAGCTCATAGTTACTTGTAATCTCTCGCCAACTTGCTTGTGCACTTCAAAAAAAAATGCACAGCAATGCATAGCCAGATCAGTAATGGTGGTCTCAACTTGCTATGCAAATCATATAGCACATGTAGGACAACAAAATGGCAATAATCATGAAAAAACATACCATTATCAAAATCAACCCCAAATCATCACTCACCTCACTATCTATCTATGTATCTCTCTATCAGACTACTTGGAACCAAACTGAATGTAATTCATACTTGGAACCAAGAATATAGAAAAAGCAAGATTAAGTGTTATGCTTTAGTCCTCAATTGCCCATGTGCTCTCCTTCCAACATCGTCGTCCTTCTCTTGTGTGTAGTCTAAATTTGCCTACTGGTTGCTCCCCCCTAAGTGAATACTAAAAATTCTAAGAGGATAAATCACAGATCTAATATTACCTTGGTCAATAGAGTCCTGGAACTGGGTCAGAAGATCCTGACGAAACTAACAAGTGTTTTCATAGTTCTCTGTAGCTTTTCATATCTGGTTGCCTACTATTCACAGTTCTGGCTTTGATTAAATAAGCCCCATCAAAGAATACCAATTCTTggagtagatctgaaaataagaTCGTCAGAATCCTCTATAACAAAACCGTATGACATAGTTCTTTGTGGAAGAACTGAAAAAACAAGTATTACATGTTCTAGCTA belongs to Triticum urartu cultivar G1812 chromosome 7, Tu2.1, whole genome shotgun sequence and includes:
- the LOC125522547 gene encoding uncharacterized protein LOC125522547, with translation MQMAATDQSKTATRRFGWLYVARWAVASVVTVLAVAVIVRAVVVMLRPEKLQLKLSGARVAVDWIPSMPPPRNEVMLNFVLRANNPSGRASVEYTNITVRLTDVTSASSPSPTKIAEFDLPESIPVLQRTAHEAMVRVGMTPGEDVPMRYVRALFEGRSVDGVEMMLRGVFHSHVAMASGDYVTTSDLATYYCWPVTIAVGGPSSSSSSSPDYTSVVVTDAPCLDKSEAPAIV